One genomic window of Ruminococcus gauvreauii includes the following:
- a CDS encoding serine/threonine protein kinase produces the protein MASDLTQDTLLHDRYRISSILGRGGFGITCLAKDLQLNQQVVIKEYISEHSPDSAKRFLREAKILASLFEIPGIVKVLDYFQEEERAYCVMEYVRGISLRSYLERREEPLTFEESWQMLLPVLRSLEKVHKKKLLHRDFNPDNLLVQEDGSLKLIDFGSARQFVEETDASKTMTVLVKDGYAPPEQYLRRGSQGPWTDIYAICATVYEMVTGCIPENALERQVRDSLYPPSAYGADILPEQEAVLMRGLSLEAGQRFRTIRDLCTAVDPPVQNEKKRSKRRMAALIIAVILLCLAGAFGVYLCSSRQEDITAYAGNYARGSAEYEEFMDFVRERATSSEPGEKGGTLYHLDEAAVREWGLPSNSFLLDTTVEEYLHEIEQLGYQPKLQENETKDMFHVTELPYGVIQTSFGRREEYRLRDDLRMRVIYDLVSRKIQTLYVYAAHESGQDISEFAADTALILSEDIEEGREELADDYREAGKEYMEATEGGKEGIGRGYTYADCEIMLLRAIEDDLGFAFSRKGLEGMATMPNYNWP, from the coding sequence ATGGCAAGCGATTTAACACAGGATACCCTGCTGCATGATCGTTACCGGATCAGCAGTATACTTGGCAGGGGAGGGTTTGGAATCACCTGCCTTGCCAAGGACCTACAATTAAACCAGCAGGTAGTGATCAAAGAGTACATATCGGAACATTCTCCGGACAGTGCGAAACGTTTTTTGCGGGAGGCGAAGATTCTGGCATCGCTGTTCGAGATACCGGGGATTGTCAAGGTACTGGATTATTTTCAGGAGGAGGAGAGGGCTTATTGCGTGATGGAATACGTACGCGGCATCAGTCTGCGCAGCTATCTGGAACGCAGAGAAGAGCCGCTGACTTTTGAGGAGAGCTGGCAGATGCTGCTGCCGGTGCTGCGGTCACTGGAAAAAGTCCATAAGAAGAAACTGCTGCACCGTGATTTTAACCCGGATAATCTGCTTGTGCAGGAGGACGGCAGCCTGAAGCTGATCGACTTCGGTTCGGCGAGACAGTTTGTGGAAGAGACGGATGCGTCAAAGACAATGACAGTGCTCGTAAAGGATGGTTATGCACCGCCGGAACAGTACCTGAGAAGGGGAAGTCAGGGACCGTGGACTGACATTTATGCGATCTGTGCCACCGTGTATGAGATGGTGACCGGATGTATCCCTGAAAACGCGCTGGAACGGCAGGTTCGGGACAGTCTTTATCCGCCGTCCGCATACGGGGCGGACATCCTGCCGGAGCAGGAAGCGGTGCTGATGAGGGGGCTGTCTCTGGAAGCCGGGCAGCGGTTTCGTACGATCCGTGATCTGTGTACAGCAGTTGATCCACCTGTTCAAAATGAGAAGAAGCGGAGCAAACGGCGCATGGCAGCCCTTATCATTGCCGTCATTTTACTATGTCTTGCCGGCGCTTTCGGCGTTTATCTGTGCAGCAGCCGACAGGAGGATATCACCGCCTATGCCGGGAATTATGCTAGGGGATCGGCGGAGTATGAGGAATTTATGGATTTCGTCAGGGAACGGGCGACGTCGTCAGAGCCTGGAGAAAAGGGCGGGACGCTCTATCATCTGGATGAAGCTGCAGTGCGGGAATGGGGGCTGCCGTCCAATTCTTTTCTGCTTGATACTACGGTGGAAGAATATCTGCATGAGATCGAACAGCTGGGATATCAGCCAAAGCTTCAGGAAAACGAGACGAAGGATATGTTTCATGTGACGGAACTGCCTTACGGCGTGATCCAGACTTCTTTTGGACGCCGGGAGGAGTACCGGCTGCGGGACGATCTGCGGATGAGGGTCATCTATGATCTGGTGAGCCGGAAGATACAGACTCTCTATGTGTATGCTGCGCACGAAAGCGGACAGGATATCAGTGAATTTGCAGCGGATACGGCGCTGATCTTATCCGAGGATATTGAGGAAGGACGCGAGGAGCTGGCGGATGACTACCGTGAGGCAGGGAAGGAATATATGGAGGCAACAGAAGGAGGAAAAGAGGGCATCGGCAGGGGATACACCTATGCGGACTGTGAGATTATGCTGCTGCGTGCTATTGAAGATGATCTGGGCTTTGCGTTTTCGCGCAAAGGACTTGAGGGGATGGCGACGATGCCGAACTATAACTGGCCATAG